The Thermovenabulum gondwanense genome contains a region encoding:
- a CDS encoding glycosyltransferase family 2 protein → MRLSVVIPAYNEENNIQFLLRSLKKIIEIEEIIVVNDGSGDRTGELAEKEGVKVIHLKKNYGKGYACFEGFKESRGEVVLFLDADIKFKKEDILALITPIFNNEADMTVAGFNKFSGETKGGFGIVKNFARIGLFLFTGRYFHFPLSGQRAVKRVFLKDCKFFSRGYGMEVGLTIEVVKKGGRVKEVLTNMQHEGTKRNLKGFLHRVKQLLDIIVAFAQKMI, encoded by the coding sequence ATGAGGCTTAGCGTGGTAATCCCGGCATATAACGAGGAAAATAATATTCAATTTTTATTAAGATCATTAAAAAAAATTATAGAAATAGAAGAAATTATTGTAGTAAATGATGGTTCCGGAGACAGAACGGGTGAATTAGCGGAAAAAGAAGGAGTAAAAGTTATACATCTGAAAAAAAATTACGGGAAAGGTTATGCCTGTTTTGAGGGTTTTAAAGAGTCGCGGGGAGAAGTAGTATTATTCTTAGATGCGGATATTAAATTTAAAAAGGAAGATATTTTAGCACTGATTACTCCCATATTCAATAATGAAGCGGACATGACGGTGGCGGGGTTTAATAAATTTTCCGGGGAAACAAAAGGTGGGTTTGGGATAGTTAAAAATTTTGCTCGAATTGGACTTTTCCTTTTTACAGGAAGATATTTTCATTTTCCACTTTCGGGGCAAAGGGCGGTAAAAAGGGTATTTTTAAAAGACTGCAAATTTTTTTCCCGGGGATACGGTATGGAGGTAGGGCTTACCATTGAAGTAGTTAAAAAGGGAGGAAGGGTTAAAGAGGTTTTAACAAATATGCAGCACGAGGGAACAAAAAGGAATTTAAAAGGTTTTTTACACCGGGTAAAGCAGCTTTTGGATATTATTGTTGCTTTTGCCCAAAAAATGATTTAA
- a CDS encoding lactate utilization protein, with protein sequence MTSSKEILNWAYEKNCQKAVESLKKNGFTAVYCTTRKEAVDYIINQAKEASTIGFGGSMTLVELNVAEVLKEMGKELLNHNAPNLSSEEKMAIRRRQLTCDLFLTSTNALTLTGNLVNIDGTGNRAASMFFGPRKIIIIAGRNKIVGSIEEGLNRIKMYAAPANARRLNLSTPCASTGFCADCNSPERICRITTILERKPLLTDIHVLVVNEDLGF encoded by the coding sequence ATGACTTCTTCTAAGGAAATATTAAATTGGGCTTATGAGAAAAATTGCCAAAAAGCGGTGGAATCTTTAAAGAAAAACGGTTTTACCGCCGTATACTGCACGACAAGAAAAGAGGCTGTAGATTACATAATAAATCAAGCAAAAGAAGCCTCCACCATAGGTTTTGGGGGCTCAATGACGCTGGTGGAACTAAATGTGGCTGAAGTTTTAAAGGAAATGGGGAAGGAACTTTTAAATCATAACGCACCTAACCTTTCTTCTGAAGAAAAAATGGCCATAAGACGCCGTCAGCTCACCTGTGACCTTTTTTTGACAAGCACCAATGCTCTTACTTTAACCGGTAATCTCGTCAATATCGACGGTACGGGAAACCGCGCGGCATCCATGTTTTTCGGCCCCCGAAAGATTATAATAATAGCGGGCAGAAATAAAATAGTCGGTAGCATAGAAGAAGGTTTAAACAGGATAAAAATGTATGCTGCACCAGCCAATGCAAGACGCCTTAATCTGTCCACTCCATGCGCCAGTACCGGCTTTTGTGCGGACTGCAATTCTCCCGAGCGCATTTGCCGCATAACAACTATATTGGAAAGGAAACCGTTATTGACCGACATTCACGTTTTGGTTGTAAACGAGGACCTCGGCTTTTAA
- a CDS encoding MFS transporter, producing MQFLGGVHQMNRRNYFLMCAVVFLQGFVFYGPIATLYRQAKGLSMYDIFFIESVSLILMIALEIPWGWFADRFGYKLTLAISNFLFFLSKIVFYRADSFSLFLLERIILALSIAGISGCDIALLYASIEKKESERYFGIYEAVSTLGFFLASLASTAVVGVSMEFAAKLTIFPYGFAWILTLFLQETGGRIEKKPFLLTSLKNAFNNGRMLLFIIAVALVTQVSHSTTIFLNQVQYMKSGINLRYYGIIMAGVQLLPVFSAKTYTITGKLGQSLSMKLFFGVISTACFILSRTKNPAFSVLFIALIGTCYALSRPIFLDIQNKSIITDSRATLLSIYSMIINIICAVVNLIIGKAADISIETAFTACGIAATVAFILINVYFNFPIGKVPSGERGIQDGNSLI from the coding sequence ATGCAATTTCTCGGAGGTGTACATCAAATGAATAGAAGAAACTATTTTTTAATGTGCGCTGTAGTATTTCTCCAGGGATTCGTGTTTTACGGTCCCATAGCCACTTTATACAGGCAGGCTAAGGGACTTTCGATGTATGATATATTTTTCATTGAATCAGTTTCTCTAATTTTAATGATTGCATTGGAAATACCGTGGGGATGGTTTGCAGACAGGTTTGGTTACAAGTTGACCCTGGCTATTTCAAACTTTTTATTCTTCCTATCAAAAATAGTTTTTTACAGGGCAGATTCCTTTAGCTTATTTTTACTGGAGAGGATTATTCTTGCCTTATCAATAGCCGGAATTTCGGGATGTGATATTGCGCTACTTTATGCATCCATTGAAAAAAAGGAGTCGGAAAGATATTTCGGGATATACGAAGCCGTTTCGACTCTTGGATTTTTTCTTGCATCACTGGCTTCTACAGCTGTAGTCGGGGTTTCAATGGAATTTGCCGCTAAGCTTACGATTTTCCCTTATGGGTTTGCATGGATATTAACATTGTTTCTTCAGGAGACAGGGGGCAGGATCGAAAAAAAACCTTTTCTTTTAACCAGCCTCAAAAATGCGTTTAATAATGGGAGAATGTTATTGTTCATCATAGCTGTGGCACTGGTTACACAGGTCAGCCATTCCACGACGATCTTCTTGAATCAGGTTCAGTATATGAAAAGCGGCATTAACCTCAGGTATTACGGGATAATTATGGCGGGGGTGCAACTGCTGCCGGTTTTTTCTGCAAAAACTTACACTATCACCGGGAAACTGGGTCAGAGTTTATCTATGAAATTGTTTTTCGGCGTCATTTCAACTGCTTGTTTTATACTGTCCCGTACGAAAAACCCTGCCTTTAGCGTTTTATTCATCGCTCTTATAGGAACGTGCTATGCTCTATCCCGACCCATATTTCTGGATATACAAAACAAATCCATAATCACAGATAGCAGAGCTACCCTTTTATCGATTTACTCTATGATCATCAATATAATATGCGCAGTTGTAAACCTGATAATAGGAAAGGCTGCAGATATTTCCATAGAGACGGCTTTTACCGCGTGCGGTATTGCTGCGACGGTGGCATTTATTTTAATCAACGTTTATTTTAACTTTCCTATTGGGAAGGTCCCTTCCGGGGAAAGGGGAATCCAAGATGGTAATTCTTTAATCTGA
- a CDS encoding IS3 family transposase, protein MVKHEEIYQAIQMLSEHKHYPVSALCKISGVSRSAYYKWRHREKSQNELENEKLLILIREAYEERDGILGYRQITIKLRREYNLKVNHKRIYRLMNIIGLKSVCRKNRYNYIKSTPEVIAENILNRDFKAEHICEKWLTDVTEFKYGDGQKAYLSAILDLGDRSIVSYVVGRSNNNALVFETFDLAVARYPDAKPIFHSDRGFQYTSKIFNAKLDKAGMTQSMSRVGCCIDNGPMEGFWGILKSEMYYLHKFEHKFEDYDSLKKAIEEYIDYYNTRRYQKRLKCMTPIEYRNYLSGIAA, encoded by the coding sequence CTGGTTAAGCATGAAGAAATATACCAGGCCATTCAAATGTTATCCGAACATAAACACTACCCTGTTTCAGCTCTATGTAAAATCTCAGGAGTTAGCAGATCTGCTTACTACAAGTGGAGACATAGGGAAAAGAGCCAAAATGAACTTGAAAACGAGAAATTGCTTATTCTTATCAGGGAAGCATATGAGGAAAGAGATGGCATATTAGGTTACAGGCAAATAACCATCAAGCTTCGCCGTGAATACAATCTTAAAGTTAATCATAAACGAATTTATCGGCTGATGAATATAATTGGCCTAAAATCAGTATGCAGGAAAAATAGATATAACTACATAAAATCAACTCCTGAAGTTATTGCTGAGAATATACTTAACAGGGATTTCAAGGCAGAACATATATGTGAGAAATGGCTTACAGATGTAACAGAATTTAAATATGGTGATGGACAGAAAGCATATCTGAGTGCCATCCTTGATCTTGGAGATAGAAGTATAGTATCTTACGTCGTTGGCCGTTCGAACAATAATGCGCTTGTGTTTGAGACTTTTGATTTAGCAGTTGCCAGATATCCTGATGCAAAACCTATTTTTCATAGTGATCGAGGCTTCCAATATACCAGTAAAATCTTTAATGCAAAACTGGATAAGGCAGGGATGACACAGAGCATGTCAAGGGTAGGTTGCTGCATAGATAATGGCCCTATGGAGGGATTTTGGGGAATCCTGAAATCGGAGATGTATTACTTACATAAATTTGAACATAAATTTGAAGACTATGATAGTTTGAAGAAAGCCATTGAAGAATATATAGATTACTACAATACGAGAAGATACCAGAAACGCTTAAAATGCATGACGCCGATTGAATACCGCAATTATCTTTCAGGTATTGCGGCATAA
- a CDS encoding helix-turn-helix domain-containing protein, producing MGRKSKFSTDEKLKYVLMCIEGKESINHVATLIGINPKSLRQWICNYQSLGIEGIITTSKNSYYSAELKEMAVKDYLAGTSSQLDICVKYGIRSKRMLHEWVLKYNSHKELKTSGTGGTPIMTNGRKTTYDERVEIVKYCIEHQNNYAETAQKYQVSYQQVYTWVSKYENGGVEALQDRRGKRKNESEMSEMEKLKAQNKLLESKNYRQQMEIDFLKKLEEIERRRY from the coding sequence ATGGGAAGAAAAAGTAAATTTTCAACAGACGAGAAATTAAAATACGTTCTAATGTGCATAGAAGGAAAAGAATCGATTAACCATGTTGCCACTTTGATTGGGATTAATCCTAAATCTTTGAGACAATGGATTTGTAATTATCAATCCTTAGGTATTGAAGGTATAATCACTACCTCAAAGAACTCTTATTACTCTGCGGAATTAAAAGAAATGGCTGTAAAAGACTATCTTGCGGGTACTAGCTCTCAGTTAGATATATGTGTAAAATATGGGATACGTTCAAAAAGAATGCTTCATGAGTGGGTTTTGAAGTATAATAGTCATAAGGAACTGAAAACTTCTGGAACAGGAGGAACGCCTATAATGACTAATGGTAGAAAAACCACTTATGATGAAAGAGTTGAAATAGTTAAATATTGTATTGAACATCAGAATAATTACGCTGAAACTGCTCAGAAATATCAGGTGTCTTATCAACAGGTTTATACATGGGTAAGTAAATATGAAAACGGCGGTGTTGAAGCCCTGCAGGATAGACGTGGTAAAAGAAAAAATGAAAGTGAAATGTCTGAAATGGAAAAACTGAAAGCGCAGAATAAATTGCTTGAATCAAAAAACTACAGGCAACAAATGGAGATAGATTTCTTAAAAAAACTCGAGGAGATAGAAAGGAGGCGGTATTAA
- a CDS encoding ABC transporter ATP-binding protein: MLEVRDINVYYGKIHALKGVSLSVKRGEIVSIVGANGAGKSTLMMTIAGILKPKNGKIMFENKEIPPLSHKVAEMGIILVPERRRLFANLTVKENLLLGAFLRKDKEEIRRDMEYIYTLFPILKQRERQFAGTLSGGEQQMLALGRGLMAKPRILLLDEPSLGLSPLFTKEVFSSLVKINMDGVTILLSEQNANKALQISHKAYILETGRVVLSGTGMELLENQKIREAYLGVK, from the coding sequence ATGTTAGAAGTAAGGGATATAAATGTTTATTATGGAAAAATTCATGCATTAAAAGGGGTAAGCTTAAGTGTAAAAAGAGGTGAAATAGTATCCATTGTAGGTGCAAACGGTGCTGGAAAATCGACGCTTATGATGACCATAGCCGGGATATTAAAACCTAAAAACGGTAAAATAATGTTTGAAAATAAGGAAATACCTCCTTTATCCCACAAAGTAGCGGAAATGGGTATAATCCTAGTGCCGGAAAGAAGACGATTGTTTGCAAATTTAACCGTAAAAGAAAACCTTTTATTAGGAGCCTTTTTGAGAAAAGATAAAGAAGAGATTAGAAGAGATATGGAATATATATATACACTTTTTCCTATTTTAAAACAGAGGGAAAGGCAATTTGCAGGGACTTTAAGTGGAGGAGAACAACAAATGTTAGCTCTCGGAAGGGGCCTAATGGCAAAACCGAGAATACTTCTTTTGGATGAACCATCTCTGGGACTTTCGCCCCTTTTTACAAAAGAAGTATTTTCTTCACTTGTCAAAATAAACATGGATGGGGTAACAATACTTCTTTCCGAGCAAAATGCCAATAAAGCTCTGCAAATTTCACATAAAGCTTATATTTTAGAGACCGGTAGGGTAGTATTAAGTGGAACGGGCATGGAACTTTTAGAAAATCAAAAGATTAGAGAGGCATATCTTGGGGTTAAATAG
- a CDS encoding L,D-transpeptidase family protein: protein MYKKNLLAIIIIFFVIFYANPGHLVYGGDFYTQIKQPKGEVSILISTLERRLYVLVDGKIYKSYRVAVGSFETPTPIGLFKITEKAKWGEGFGSRWMRLNVPWGIYGIHGTNRPSSIGGFASHGCIRMHNKNVEELYSMVKVGTKVYIVGGIDGPFTFGFRTLVEGSRGSDVREVQKRLHNLGYYSGSFDGIYGQGTRASIIAFQIKNGLRPTGIVDAKTYEKLGIIKFE from the coding sequence TTGTACAAAAAAAATTTGCTCGCTATTATAATTATTTTTTTTGTTATTTTTTATGCTAATCCTGGTCATCTGGTTTATGGCGGGGATTTTTATACACAAATAAAACAGCCCAAAGGTGAAGTAAGTATTTTAATTTCTACTTTAGAAAGAAGATTGTACGTTCTCGTGGATGGTAAGATTTATAAATCTTACAGAGTAGCCGTAGGAAGCTTTGAAACTCCAACTCCTATAGGTTTATTCAAAATAACCGAAAAAGCCAAATGGGGAGAAGGGTTCGGCTCCCGATGGATGAGGCTTAACGTCCCGTGGGGGATTTACGGTATCCACGGTACCAATCGTCCATCCTCCATAGGGGGTTTTGCTTCTCACGGCTGCATCAGGATGCACAATAAAAACGTGGAAGAACTCTATTCAATGGTTAAAGTAGGAACAAAGGTTTATATAGTAGGCGGAATTGATGGACCTTTTACCTTTGGATTTAGAACCTTAGTGGAGGGCTCTCGAGGCTCCGATGTCCGGGAAGTGCAAAAAAGGCTTCATAATTTGGGTTATTACAGCGGAAGTTTCGACGGTATTTACGGGCAGGGAACCAGAGCCTCGATAATAGCTTTTCAGATAAAAAACGGCTTAAGGCCTACAGGAATTGTAGACGCCAAAACTTATGAGAAACTGGGTATAATAAAGTTTGAGTAA